In the genome of Metabacillus litoralis, the window CAAAACTGCTTACTTTCAATAACCTAGAACAGTGGAAGCAAGAAGGAGAAATAATGAGCCTAGAGAAAGATAGGTTCGATGAAGAATCGATATATGAATGGGAAGTTATATTTAATAGTACCTATTCAAAGTTAAAAAGAAAACTAAGATTAAAAGGTACACATGTCGATGAGAATGAATTAATTGATTTAGCAAACCTATGTTTAGATGAGATTTTAAGCAAGAAATTGAACATTGATGAAACACAATTAGATTTAGAGATGAGTAATGGTCAATTTTATTTACTTTCAGATAAGCCTTTGATTGGTTGGAGATACGATTGGGGTAAGAGGTATAAAAATGAATAAAAATCTAACAATCTACAATAACGAATTAATTGGTCTTATTTCAATATTGTCCGTACTTAATTACCATAAAAAAATGAGTATAGGAAAATCAATGCTGATTTTACCGTTTTTTTCACATAATAATACTTTAAAAGTATTAAAAAGAAAGAATATAAAAGTTAGAAGTTTAGAAGAATTTATCATTAAGTATCCATCAAACTTTTCCAATTATAATGAAAGGTTCTACTCTCTTCTTCCTGTATCAATAAACTCAATTATTCTTTTGAATAGAATGAAATTAATTAGTATTAAAGATGGGGAAATATTACTTAAAGAGGATAATGTATTCGAAATAGGAAATAAAAGTCTTGGAAACAGAGCGAAAGAAATAATTCTTGGAGCTGAAAACTTATCTCAAATACTAATGGAAGATACTAAAAATTTATATCTTCAATTAAGGGTGGAACTATGAAATTTTATATAGAAGCGGTCACATTATGGTTGAAGAACAATAAGATTAGAGAAATTAAATTTAAACCAAATAAAGTTAATGTTATTACGGGTGCTAGTGGCACTGGCAAATCTGAGATTATGTCAATTATTGATTATTGCTTTTTTTCAAGTAATGCTGCAATTTCTGAAGAGAAAATTAATGAAAATGTAGAATGGTATGGATTAACTTTTTTCATTAATGATAAGTGTTTTACTATAGCTAGGGAAAAAATAATAAACAGACGTGGCTCTTCTAACTATTATTACTCTTCATCAGGAAAGGTACCAGAAAAGCCGCATACTAATATGTCTGAAGAAGAACTTAAGGAAATAATTCAAGCAGAATTTTCAATAAGTAGCAAATTGGTAATACCATATAGTGGTAAAAGTATAAAGGCTGGAAACAAGATATCATTTAGATATTTTTTATTATTTAATACTCAATCTGGAAATACTATTTCAAATAATGAAGTTTATTTTGATAAGCAAAATATTACTAGATACAGAGAAGCTTTAGAAAGAATATTTGATATTGCCCTAAAAATTGAAGATATTGAAAATATATTACTAAAAGAAAAAATAGTTTCAATTGAAAAAGAAATCAATAGAATAAAAAAGAAACAAACTTTATTCGAGAAAGAAGAAAATTTATTTGAGTCTTACATTAAAAAAGACATAAAACAAGCAAGAATATTAAACTTAATCGATGATAAATTTATCGGACCTGAAAACTACCTTAATACCTTACAAGAATTATGTAATGAACAAAAGGTGTATGATATATCTAATTCTTTTTCTGAAATTGATGAATTAACTAAAGAGAAAAATTTAATCGTAAGGAAAATTAGGAACTTCAAAAAACTAGAAAATCAATATAAATCCTACCTTGAAATTGAAAAAAATAACTATGATAGCTTAAAGCCAATTCAATATGTAAAAGAAAATTTTAGTGAACTATTGTTACTACCAGAAACGTCCTCACTGGTAGAACAATTAGAAGATGAGTTTAATTCAATAAAAAAACAGTTGAAAAATAAGAAACCTTTTAACTTAAACATCAGTGATGAATTAAATGAACTAGAACAAAAACTGTCACATATTAATAATAAACTTGAACAATATCCTCAAAAAGAAAATTATCTTTCATTAGGTAGTGAAACAGAAAAACTCTTATTCCTCGGGGAACTAAAGTATAAATTGTCATTATATCAGAAAAGGGGTGAAAATGAGGACTTTAGTGAAGAACTTGAGGAGAAGGAAAAAGAGCTAAAGAGACTAAATAATTTAGTGCGGGATGAAAAAATCGACAGAGAAGCCTTTAAAAGTATGTTAGAGTCTTTGATACAAAATTACTTAGATAAGGTCGGTAGTGCATTAGGTAATTATGAAGGGTATAGAGCTTTATTTAACTTCAAGGATAAGTCATTGTCATTAAGACCAGGAAATTCAATTTATGCTTCTTATGTTGGAAGTAGTTCTAATCATCTATTTATGCATTTGTGTTTATTTTTAGGGTTACATGAGGCTAGTATCATACAGAAATCTCCTTATATTCCTCAATTTATGATTTTAGACCAACCTAGCAGACCCTATTATGGTGAGGAAGAGGACAATTGGAGTAAAGTCGAAGTAAGTGATAAAGGAAAAATCACCACTGCGATGAAGTTGTTAAATGATTTTATTAGTCATGTAAATAAAATGTATAATGAGGAATTTCAATTTATTGTTTTAGAGCACATTCCTACAAGTGTGTGGGATGGTATGGAGAACTTCCATTTAGTTGAAGAGTTTAGATATGGAAATGCTTTAATTAATGAAGATTAATTTTATATTAAAATTGTTTACAATGATTTAACCGCATAAACGTATAGAGATAGTTTTAAAAATACATGATTCATTTATTAAATAATGTTATATTATATTTAAGGGTACTTTAATAATCGTATGGACAACAACACAAAAAGCATTGAAATCAATGGCTAAAAACCTTTAGTATCGGGGTTAGGGCGGAATTGGCAGACGCGCACGACTCAAAATCGTGTTCCTTCGGGAGTGTCGGTTCGACCCCGACCACTGGTATCAAAACACAATCATTACTTAATACAACAGTAAAAGACAAGACAATGAATAACGTCTTGTCTTTTTTTTGCTGTTAAAGAGGAAACAAGATTGTCAAAAAACAATAACCAAACATAGCTGATTCCATCCAAATATGTTAATGATCATTACAAGATATAATGATCTAGTCTTATAACTAATACTCAGTTATTATGAACCTTTTTCAAGTGAAATCGTTTGATGAATTTAATCATAGGTCTAATTAAGAATAGTCCACTGCCCACGATAAACATCCAAATAGCATATGTTTCAAATGAATCCCAAAGAAAGAGCACACTACCAACCAGAAAGCATAGGGCGATAAACACATCATTAAGGTTATAGAAAAATTCATAGCGTTCGTTAATAATAATTTCATGATGGCCAATTTGTATATCGATGTAATTAGACTTATTATTTACTTTCATTTTTTCATCTCCCTCCTAGTAATATTCCCGATGTGAAGTTCATAAAACACTTGCGCCGACAACAAATAAAAAACCTCCCCATTCCTAAAGAAAACAAGGAGATTATTCTACTATCCTATAAAACTTTGCTATCCTCTTTAATAAAGCTTTCAACTGCAAATGCAGAGACTCCTAGTACAGTAGAGTACTGCTCAAGCTTTGAAAAGTCTAATTGTAGCTCATTTTGATGATGGGTAAGTGTATGGTTTTCAATAGTAGTCTTGATTGGCTCTTCAATCCATTCTCTAGCTAAAGCTAATCTGTTTCCGATAATAACCTGATCCGGGTTGAAGGTATTGATGATATTGTTAATTCCAATTCCAAGGTATTTACCGACTTCCTTGAAAAGGCCTTGGGCAGTTTGATCATGATTTTTGGCTAGTTCTAAGACTGCTTCGATGCTGCTTCCAGCTTGTTCTAGTAGTGCATGTTCTGATGCGTATGCTTCCCAACAACCTTTGCTGCCGCAGTTGCATGGCTTACCGTTCATGTCTATAATCATATGGCCCATTTCACCAGAGAATCCATTTTTACCTTGATATAGCTCTCTATTTAAAAAGATACCTACACCAATACCGATACCTGCACTTATATAGACCATATTTTCGTAGTCTTTTCCTGCTCCGAATTTTTGCTCACAGAATGCTCCAGCGTTGGCTTCATTTTCGACTATTACAGGCACTTCGAATAACTCTTCTAAGTCTAGTTTTAAGTTAGTGTTTTTCCAGCCTAAGTTAGGTGCCAGAAGGACTGTTCCTTCTTTGTTAACAATTCCTGGTACACCTACACCTATGCCTACAACACCATATCGACTTTGAGGCATTTCAGTCATTAGGGACTGAATCATACTTTTTACAAGATTCATAATAGTAGGGTAAGGAGTTAGGGTGACTGCGTGATTTTTTTCAAGAACTATGTTGCCTTTTAAGTCAGTTAATACAGATAATACATAATTTGCACCGATATCAATTCCAATCGCATAACCTGCAACTTTATTAAAATGTAGAATAACAGGACGTCGTCCACCACTGGATTCTCCTGGTCCAGATTCGTAGATAAGTTCTTCTTCTAGTAATTCATTCACTAAAGATGAAACGGTTGCTTTGTGTAGACCGGATATTTGGGCAATATCGGCTCTTGAAATGGGTTCTCTGTGCATAATAAGTTGTAGTACGAGAGCTTTATTATTTTTTTTCACAAGATGCTGATTCCATGTAATCGTTTCCACTTTTAAAAACTCCTTATCTGATCTTCATTTATTTTAACACTAAACTTAGTTTGTTGGATATACAAACTTAAAATTCGGTGTTATAATGAACCACAGTATGAAGGAGCTTATGAAACAGAGAAATGAAATCGCTTAAATAATGACGCATAAGCCATAAGTTTAAAGTAACTAGCATTTACTCTATTTAAATTTTGGGAGTGGGGAACAAAATGCCAAAAAACATGTTTTTTAATGCACATCATTCACCTATCGGAGCCTTTTCAAGTTTCACACTTGGATTCTATGGAAATGGGGGAGGTTTGGATTTAGAACTTGGCCGTTCACCGAAGAAAAATGTTTATGTAGGCGTTGAGACGATCGATCAGGAAGGGATGTATCAGGCGCTTCCTTTTTTTGAAGTAGAAGATGACGAAAGTAAGCGCTATGATATTGAAAATATGGATCCAGATCCAGATAAACCACGCATCATTATTCCTTATTCAAAAGATGAAATTCAACGTGACTTTCAATTAGGAACAGACACTTGGAGAGCTGGGGACTTATCCTTTACAATCTATACCCAAGCTCAAACTGTACCGGAACCATCTTCTGAAACAGATGATGAGTTGAAGAAGACTATCATTCCAGCTGTATGGGCTGAATTAACAGTCGATAATACAAAAGGAACCAAGAGTCGCCGAGCTTTCTTTGGGTATCAAGGAAGTGACCCCTATAGCTCCATGCGTCGATTAGATGATACATGTGAGGGGATTGCGGGGATTGGTCAGGGGCGTTTAACAGCAATAACATCAGATAACCCAGAGGTAAAGTCTGCTCTTCACTTTAGTATAGAAAATATTTTAACAACTCCATTTAAAGAGAACTGGACTTTTGGTTTAGGACCTGTTGGTGCACTAGTCATGGATGTTCCTGCTGGTCAAAAAAGAACGTATAAATTTGCCATTTGCTTTCATCGTTCAGGTTATGTAACAGCTGGGATGGATGCTTCTTACTACTACACACGATATTTTTCGAATATCGAATCTGTAGCAGCTTTTGCCTTAGAGAACTTTGATGAATTTGCAAGCCGCGCAAAAGAGGCTAATAGATTGGTAAGTAATACAGAATTATCGGAAGACCAAAAATTCATGATGATTCACTCCATTCGAAGCTATTATGGCTCAACTCAATTATTGGATGCTGACGGTGAAGCATTCTGGGTTGTGAACGAGGGCGAATATCGAATGATGAATACCTTTGACTTAACGGTTGACCAAATCTTTTTTGAATTGAAAATGAATCCTTGGACAGTTAAAAATGAGTTAGATATGTTTATCAAACGCTTCAGTTATGAAGATAAAGTTCGTTTTCCAGGTGTTGCAACTGAATATCCAGGCGGAATCAGTTTTACCCATGACATGGGAGTAGCCAATACAATTTCAAGACCACATTATTCTTCCTATGAGTTATATGGATTAGATGGATGTTTTTCTCACATGACATATGAACAACTGGTTAACTGGGTTCTTTGTGCATCAGTTTATGTGGAGCAAACAGGAGACAAAAAGTGGTTAGAGGATCATTTAGATATTTTCGTTCGCTGCTTTGAAAGTATGTTGAATCGTGATCATCCTGAAGCTGATAAACGAGATGGAATAATGGGATTAGATTCCACACGTGTTATGGGAGGAGCAGAGATTACTACTTATGATAGTTTGGATGTTTCACTTGGTCAGGCTAGAAATAATATTTATCTAGCAGGGAAAACATGGGCATCTTATGTAGCACTTGAGAAACTGTTTAGAGAAAATGATCTAACAGAACTCTCAAAAGAAGCTGGTGGTCAAGCCGAAAAATGTGCAGCTACGATTGTTTCTCAGGTTACACCTAATGGATATATTCCAGCTGTAATAAAAGAAGGTAATGATTCTAAAATCATTCCTGCTATTGAAGGGTTAATTTTCCCATATTACACAAATAACCATGATGCACTGGATCCTAATGGACGATTTGGAGCATATATTCAAGCGTTACAAACTCATCTGAAAACAGTATTAACAGAGGGAGTTTGCTTGTTTGAAGACGGAGGATGGAAAATCTCGTCTACTAGCAACAATTCTTGGCTAAGTAAAATTTATCTATCTCAGTTTATTACTCGTGAGATTCTTGGTTGGGAATGGGATGAATCAGGGGCGAAGGCAGACGCAGCTCATGTAGCATGGCTAACACACCCAACATTATCAGTTTGGAGCTGGAGTGATCAAATTATCTCCGGTGAAATTGCTGGCAGTAAGTACTATCCACGTGGAGTCACTAGTATCTTATGGCTTGAAGAATCCAAAAAAACGGCTGAACTAGTGTCAAATACTCAAGAAGTTTAATAGATTTGTGCCGGGTCTCTTTTTATTCTAAAAGAGGGACCGGTACATGGTTTTACTAAGAAATAAAATTTTTTTACTAATATCTTAGTTTATCGAATAGACAAACTAAGTTTAGGGTGATATAATCTGATTAAAGAAAGGTTACAGATTAATAGATGATAAAAAATCTATTGTAAGCATTTACATATGTGCTTGTAACCTATTACTAAACCAACTACTAGGAGGAATAACCCAATGGCTTATTTCGAAACAGTTAACAAAATTCAATATGAAGGTGCAAGATCTACAAATCCTTTTGCATTTAAGTATTATAATCCTGAAGAAAAAATTAACGGTAAAACAATGGAGGAAATCCTTCGTTTCTCAGTTGCATACTGGCATACATTTACTGCAGATGGATCTGATCCATTTGGTGTAGGTACAGCAATTCGCCCTTGGAATCATTTAACAGGTTTGGATTTAGCGAAAGCACGTGTTGAAGCAGCTTTCGAGCTTTTTGAAAAATTAGATGTTCCATTCTTTGCTTTTCATGATGTTGATATTGCTCCAGAAGGTAGTACGTTAAAGGAAACAAATGAAAACCAAGATGTTATCGTTGCAATGATTAAAGATTATATGAAAACAAGTAAAGCCAAATTGCTTTGGAATACAGCTAACATGTTCACGAATGCAAGATACGTACATGGTGCAGCAACTTCTCCAAATGCAGATGTGTTTGCTTACTCTGCAGCAAAAGTTAAAAAAGGTCTAGAAGTTGCGAAAGAGCTTGGTGCAGAAAACTATGTATTCTGGGGTGGCCGTGAAGGATATGAAACACTACTAAATACAAATATGAAGCTTGAGCAAGATAACTTAGCACGCTTCTTCCACATGGCAGTAGACTATGCAAAAGAAATTGGTTTAGAAGTTCCTTTCTTAATTGAACCAAAACCAAAAGAGCCAACAAAACATCAGTATGATTTTGATGTTGCGACTGGATTAGCATTCTTACAGAAATATGATTTAACAGATCATTTCAAATTTAATATTGAAGCTAACCATGCTACATTAGCTGGACATACATTTGAGCATGAATTAAGAACAGCTCGTATTAACGGTATGCTTGGTTCAGTTGATGCAAACCAAGGTGATACACTTCTTGGATGGGATACTGATGAATTCCCAACTGATCTATATACAAACACATTAGCTATGTATGAAATCCTGAAAAATGGTGGCCTAGGTAAAG includes:
- a CDS encoding three component ABC system middle component; the protein is MNKNLTIYNNELIGLISILSVLNYHKKMSIGKSMLILPFFSHNNTLKVLKRKNIKVRSLEEFIIKYPSNFSNYNERFYSLLPVSINSIILLNRMKLISIKDGEILLKEDNVFEIGNKSLGNRAKEIILGAENLSQILMEDTKNLYLQLRVEL
- a CDS encoding DUF3732 domain-containing protein gives rise to the protein MKFYIEAVTLWLKNNKIREIKFKPNKVNVITGASGTGKSEIMSIIDYCFFSSNAAISEEKINENVEWYGLTFFINDKCFTIAREKIINRRGSSNYYYSSSGKVPEKPHTNMSEEELKEIIQAEFSISSKLVIPYSGKSIKAGNKISFRYFLLFNTQSGNTISNNEVYFDKQNITRYREALERIFDIALKIEDIENILLKEKIVSIEKEINRIKKKQTLFEKEENLFESYIKKDIKQARILNLIDDKFIGPENYLNTLQELCNEQKVYDISNSFSEIDELTKEKNLIVRKIRNFKKLENQYKSYLEIEKNNYDSLKPIQYVKENFSELLLLPETSSLVEQLEDEFNSIKKQLKNKKPFNLNISDELNELEQKLSHINNKLEQYPQKENYLSLGSETEKLLFLGELKYKLSLYQKRGENEDFSEELEEKEKELKRLNNLVRDEKIDREAFKSMLESLIQNYLDKVGSALGNYEGYRALFNFKDKSLSLRPGNSIYASYVGSSSNHLFMHLCLFLGLHEASIIQKSPYIPQFMILDQPSRPYYGEEEDNWSKVEVSDKGKITTAMKLLNDFISHVNKMYNEEFQFIVLEHIPTSVWDGMENFHLVEEFRYGNALINED
- a CDS encoding YrhK family protein — protein: MKVNNKSNYIDIQIGHHEIIINERYEFFYNLNDVFIALCFLVGSVLFLWDSFETYAIWMFIVGSGLFLIRPMIKFIKRFHLKKVHNN
- a CDS encoding ROK family protein → METITWNQHLVKKNNKALVLQLIMHREPISRADIAQISGLHKATVSSLVNELLEEELIYESGPGESSGGRRPVILHFNKVAGYAIGIDIGANYVLSVLTDLKGNIVLEKNHAVTLTPYPTIMNLVKSMIQSLMTEMPQSRYGVVGIGVGVPGIVNKEGTVLLAPNLGWKNTNLKLDLEELFEVPVIVENEANAGAFCEQKFGAGKDYENMVYISAGIGIGVGIFLNRELYQGKNGFSGEMGHMIIDMNGKPCNCGSKGCWEAYASEHALLEQAGSSIEAVLELAKNHDQTAQGLFKEVGKYLGIGINNIINTFNPDQVIIGNRLALAREWIEEPIKTTIENHTLTHHQNELQLDFSKLEQYSTVLGVSAFAVESFIKEDSKVL
- a CDS encoding glycoside hydrolase family 52 protein, producing MPKNMFFNAHHSPIGAFSSFTLGFYGNGGGLDLELGRSPKKNVYVGVETIDQEGMYQALPFFEVEDDESKRYDIENMDPDPDKPRIIIPYSKDEIQRDFQLGTDTWRAGDLSFTIYTQAQTVPEPSSETDDELKKTIIPAVWAELTVDNTKGTKSRRAFFGYQGSDPYSSMRRLDDTCEGIAGIGQGRLTAITSDNPEVKSALHFSIENILTTPFKENWTFGLGPVGALVMDVPAGQKRTYKFAICFHRSGYVTAGMDASYYYTRYFSNIESVAAFALENFDEFASRAKEANRLVSNTELSEDQKFMMIHSIRSYYGSTQLLDADGEAFWVVNEGEYRMMNTFDLTVDQIFFELKMNPWTVKNELDMFIKRFSYEDKVRFPGVATEYPGGISFTHDMGVANTISRPHYSSYELYGLDGCFSHMTYEQLVNWVLCASVYVEQTGDKKWLEDHLDIFVRCFESMLNRDHPEADKRDGIMGLDSTRVMGGAEITTYDSLDVSLGQARNNIYLAGKTWASYVALEKLFRENDLTELSKEAGGQAEKCAATIVSQVTPNGYIPAVIKEGNDSKIIPAIEGLIFPYYTNNHDALDPNGRFGAYIQALQTHLKTVLTEGVCLFEDGGWKISSTSNNSWLSKIYLSQFITREILGWEWDESGAKADAAHVAWLTHPTLSVWSWSDQIISGEIAGSKYYPRGVTSILWLEESKKTAELVSNTQEV
- the xylA gene encoding xylose isomerase, whose amino-acid sequence is MAYFETVNKIQYEGARSTNPFAFKYYNPEEKINGKTMEEILRFSVAYWHTFTADGSDPFGVGTAIRPWNHLTGLDLAKARVEAAFELFEKLDVPFFAFHDVDIAPEGSTLKETNENQDVIVAMIKDYMKTSKAKLLWNTANMFTNARYVHGAATSPNADVFAYSAAKVKKGLEVAKELGAENYVFWGGREGYETLLNTNMKLEQDNLARFFHMAVDYAKEIGLEVPFLIEPKPKEPTKHQYDFDVATGLAFLQKYDLTDHFKFNIEANHATLAGHTFEHELRTARINGMLGSVDANQGDTLLGWDTDEFPTDLYTNTLAMYEILKNGGLGKGGLNFDAKVRRGSFEAEDLFHAHIAGMDAFAIGLKVANKLIEDKVLDSFVEERYSSFTKGIGLDIVEGKTNFHELEKYALQLTDIKNTSGRTERLKALVNQYILETLSGVTV